ATAAAAACTTCCTTCTCGAGCGATAAAGATCGTCGTGCCGCGAGAGGTTTTGTTGGGCTCAAGTGCTGCGGAAAGGACATTTAGTGCGACTTTGAAATCGCGGCTGGACACGTCCGTGTCGACATCTGACCATAAACGCTCGCAAATCTCGTCCCGATGGAACATCTGACCTCTGTATGTGACGAGGAATTGGAAGAGCTGTCTCGCCTTTTCCCGCTGCCACTCGCGTCTCGTGATTTCCGTGTAGCCTCGCCAGACGCGAAATGCCCCTAAAGTCTGCACGCGAAGCGTAAACCCGGGCGCATGTTGAATGTCCCGCATCCCAAGTTGGCGCAAGAACCGCTCGGCGTCCAGAGCCCCGTCACGGCCACGGGAAACGTGAGCCTGCAGCAATGGAACGAGCATCTGTACGTCCTTGACTCCACAAAGCGAAGGGTTCAGAAACAGCATGGAAAAATCTCCTGCCTGGGCCATTTGCAACGCTTCTGCCAGCGTTTCTTGAAATTCTGGGAGGTCCAATTGATACAACGCCACGGCCAGCCAAATTGTTGCCGCCGTTTCGAGAAACTTGTCTTCGCTCCGTTTGAAATCGCTTTTGGCACGCTGCAAAACAGGAACGGCCTCACGGGCCGAATGGTTCACAACGCAGACTTCACCATAGCCAAGCCGTACCAGATTCGCCATCCAAATGTCTCCGGCGATCCCGGCCACAGCCATTCCCTGCTCCGCATAAAATTTCGCAAGCCCCATTTCGCCGCGATAACCGTGCGCAACGCACATCCCAAGCAGGGCCTCCGACTTCCCCCTTGGGATGTTCATCTCATCCATCAGTTCAATGGCACGTTGGTACGATTGAAGTGCGTTGTCCTCCAGCGGATTCTGCAAGTGCTCAGCATGCCCCAAACGAATATAACCCACGGCGCGAACAAACGGATTGTGCAGGAACGCGCCGACAGAGTGTCCTTTCAGAGCCTGTTCTTTCGCCTTGTCCGCTTCGCCGGAAAATGAATACATGAGCGATAGTAGGAGCGTTGCCTCACGGTGGGCCAGGGCTGTTCGGCCATCCACCTTGTCGCCGTTCACTCGTGGTCGCAAGGCAAGGATTGCCTGCTTCACTTGACCCGTTCGGAGTAGAAACCGAACATCGGTGTTGTCATCCGCCAATTCGGCCCCTTCAAGGTTGGCTAGTACAGTCTGTAACCGCCGGGCGGTGGCCATTCGCCCCAAGTTGATAGCGTTTTCAAAGGCGAGTTGAATGATGGCCGCCCGTAGTAACCTGTCCTGCCGCGGTGCAAACCACCGGGAGCGGCGAATATGCTCTGCTGCCAGCGCCGGCTGGATCGTGTCCAGATACAACCGCGCCTTACCGTACTCTGCATAAGCACACATTTGTCTATCATCTAGTTGCTTGGCACATTTCAGCACTTTATCGTAGGTGGCGAGCGACTCTGCAAAATCACTCGTCAAGCGGGCAATTTCAGCCTTGAAGTAGAGAAGCTGTGGTCTGCGACCAACCATGTCGGGCGCCAACCTATCAAGCCAGCCGCGAACCGTCGATAATTGACCGCGAGCCAAATAGTCCGGGATATACTTGATGATCTCCATCGCGATCACATCGTCATCGTGAAGCAAAAACAAATAACCGATAGCCCGACTCGTTTCACCATTTTCCAAGTACCAGTTCACAGCACGCCACAGCAGTTGGTGCGTCTCTTCCCTTGACACGGTCGTCGCCAGGTACTCGCGCACGAGTGGGTGAAGAGCGTAATTCGTACCGCTGTCGTCGCGCAAGAGGTATCCCTTGCGTTCGCTTTCGAGAAGCATCTGGCCGCTGTCCGTTCGCTCCAAAACTGCATCACAGAGTTCCGGAGATAAACCTGTGAGAACAGAGGACAAGCGAAGAAAGGTCTGAAAGTCGGACGGAAGATTGACAAGAAACAATTCGCCAATTTGATCATGGAGGGACGTCCCGGAGTCCAGTGCCCGTTTCACCTTGGCAAACGACGGTTGACCTCGCCACTCTCGAAGGAGAAGGAAGAGGACCATGGCCATCCCACCCGTCCGTTCCAGTAACCACGTAATCTGCGCCCGATCCAATCGAACCTCCGCACCTCTGTCCACAGTCCCATGCTGAAATAAGAAGCCGATCTCGTCTTCCGTAAACGCCAACTCGCGTTCCCGAATGATCAACACGTCTCCACGAACGCGTAACATTTGTAAATAGGGCAACATGGGCTCCGTCCGAGAGACAAACACGACATGGAGATTCACAGGGAGGTGACGCAGCCAGCGGTCAATCCACGATAAAATGACCATGTCGTCATCCACGATGTGGAAGTCGTCAATAACGATAATCAACTCGTCATGGGTATATGTAGAAATCAATTCCGCGGCAGCCTCAGCTGACGCAAGCCAAGTCAGCGGATGGAACGAAGCCGTGACGACGTCTTCGATTTCTCCGGCCGAAACGTTGTCTGGGAGAACCGAATGGACAAACCGTGAGACAAATCGAGTGGCATCCCGTTCATCTTCCGTAAGCGTGAACCACACCGTACTTAATCCACTTTGTCTGACGTAACTGCTGACGGCAACCGTTTTTCCGTAACCGGCGCCCGCTTTCACCATGGTCGCCGGAAAGTCGATGATCTCTGACATCAACGTCAAGATACGTGGCCTCGGAACGTACGTACGGCGAATGCGAGGTGCATCAGCCTCGTGTTTTCGTCTCATGTCCATGCATCACCACCCTGCTCGCTAGATCATCATTTTATTGCGCCACGTAGCCACCGTCGATAACCACTGCCTGCCCAGTTACCCCTCGCCCAGTGTCAGCGGCCAGAAATAGAGCGTAGTCCGCTATCTCGTCGACACCAAGCAACCTCTTCTGCGGCACAAGGGAATAGATGACATCATCCAACACACGTTCCATGGCCACGCCGCGATTGTCTGCGAGGTCCTTCAACTGATTGCGAACCAAGGGCGTGTCCACGTATCCGGGACAGAGGGCATTGACGGTAATGCCGTGCTCCGCCCCTTCCAAGGCGGCCACTTTCGTGAGTCCGATGACACCGTGTTTTGCCGAGTTATATGCAGCCTTGCCAGCGAACCCGATGAGGCCGTTGATGGACGCAGTATTGATGATTCGACCGTATTTTTGCGCCTTCATGTATGGAAAGGCGTACTTGATGGAGATAAACGGTCCAACGAGCATCAACTGTATCAACTGATTGAACTTATCGACCGGGAAGTCTTCTATGGCAGATACATATTGCATGCCCGCATTGTTTACGACGATATCGACCGAATTGTAGGTTTGATGGGCAAATTGAACGAGATCGCGAACGTTTGACTCGTCGCTCGCATTGGCGGCAAAGGAACTCGACTGAAGTCCTTGCGCCGCCAGGCGTTCTGCCGCCTCTGCAGCCGCATCTTCGCGAATGTCCGAAAGGACAACATTCGCTCCCGCCAGTGCAAACCGTTCTGCGATGGCAAACCCAATCCCGCTTGCAGCGCCCGTGATGATCGCCGTTCGATCACGTAATGACAGTTCCAATCAGATCACTCCTTACAAATCCATTTTAGCGCCAGAAATCGTTCTGGAAAGTAAATCTCTGCGTTTCGTGAACTCGTTGATGTCGTCATACAGTCCAGATTTGGGTGGCAAGATGCCACGCTCAACCCAGTCCTCTAGCGCATACAGCGCAGCCTCATAGAAAGGTTGCACTGGCTGTTGGCCGGCCAGCTTGGACCGGAGCAAACCGTCGACGTGATTTCCTCGATTAATTTCGTACATGCGATGATGCTGACCGGACCCTGTCGCGTTCACTAGTTTCGCATACGCATCAGCATGATAGCGATAAGGCGTCAAACAGTCGTAGTTTCCTGCCACAGAGAGGAGGGGCTTCGTCAACTGACCGGTATTGGCAATGGGCTGGATACGCTCACCAACGATGTCTCGACGCTCGCTCCAGGGGTAGTTGGCAATTGGATCGGGATCGGTCAACCAGTCATTCGACCATTCCGCCTGAAAAGGCGCCCAAGTCGGGTCCAAGTTCCGACCATACAACCACAAGGAGACCAACCAGTAGAGCATGAAGTACTGGTCCCAAACGGACGCTGACCCCGGATTGAGACCTGCGTCCACGAGCTTTTCATACGCTTGGGAGCGCTCTTTCTCCGTCCTGTCCCCACGCCAATTGCAATACACCGGATACGCTTTCACCCATACTGGAAGTGTCGTCATGAGATGCCGCGATTCTGGGTCCCAAAATACACCTTCCCACTCAACTCCACCGTCGTACAGCAGTGGATAACGCTCAAGCATGATTCGAGTGAGGTATCCCCCGTTGCTGACACCAGAGATGTATGTTTTATTTGGCCTCTCGCCGCACGTTTCCGTGACGAGATCGGCTGCAAACTCAGTCAATTTTACGTAGACCTGTGGCCACTCCGCCATGGATCGCGCGGGATCCCGCAGGATGAGCATCGGTGTCGCTTTATCGCTGGCTGCATAAGCGTAACCATGTTGGATAGCGATATCGCTGAGCAGCAGGTCAAGTGAGAATTCGTTGCGTACAGCAGGTGTGGCGCCAATCAAGAGTTTGCCGTTCCAGACGTCCCGGTGTGGAAGGCGAATGACAGCGTTCGCTTTCTCAATCATTCCGCGCCACTGCCAACCCGGAACGGCTTTGGTGATTTTCGGATTGTCATAAACCAAAGGTTCAGCGTCCGGGTCTTTGCCGATCCCGTTTGTTGTCAAATCTTTGAGCTCTTCGATGTTGGTTGGCTCGCCCATCTTACTCGCCCTCTCCATTGTATGAATGTCCCCAGAATGCCACGTGGGACGAACCGCACAATGACAATGTAAAGAATCCCAAACACAATCATGTACTCGTTAAAGATCGGATACGCCGCGGCAAGGTTTGAGAACTCCGTCTGCGCAAAGAGAATAATGGCCGCGCCGATGAGGCCTCCAAACAAGGTGCCCGTACCGCCGATGATCGTCATAAGAAGCACATTCAGACTCACGGTCGACACGTCGTATACACCTGTACTGACGAACGACTGAGCCACAGCATAGGCTCCACCGGCAATAGCAGCGGCCACACCAGACAACACGCAGACAATCACCTTGTACCGAAAGACTGGGTGCCCCAGCTCCAACGTTCTTCGCTCGTTCTCTCGGATTCCTTGAAGAACACGTCCAACTGGAGAGCGGACAAACCGAAGTAAACACACACCTAATACAACCAGTAACACAAAGCAAAAGTAATAGGCGGAGAAGTCGTTGTTGAGCCAATCGGGCAGCGTTACGCTAATGCCGTCGTTCGCATTCGTCAGCCCTCGCAAGCCTTGCGATCCGGCCAGTACGAAGAACATTTGTCCCACGGCCAACGTAATCATCGCGAAATATGCACTCTTCACCCGCAACGAGAGAAACGCAATGATGAGACTGAGTACGATAGAAAGAACGATAGCGCAAAGAAACCCTATGACCAAACCTTCTGTCGTACCGCCTGTCTTCCCCAGGATAATGGCAACCGCATATGCACCGGTTCCAAAGAATATAGCGTGCCCAAAGGAAACAATGCCTGTGTAACCAATGAGCAGGTCATATGACATGGCGAACAATCCAAAACAAAAGATCTGCTCGAGAATGGCTGTCGTTCCGCCTCCGCCAGCGGCCATGGGAACCAGCATCAGGAGGACAAAAAGGATAGCAACAGCGACGTACCTCGTGAGCGATTTCACATGGCCCCCTCCTTCTCACCAAACAGGCCCTCGGGTCGAATGACCAGGACCACGGCCATCAAGAGAACATTGACTAGAATTGCAGCTGTGGGGAGAAAGTAACTGACCACTGCCGTTGCGATACCTATCATCAAGCTTCCAATCAACGATCCGTTCAGGCTCCCAAGTCCCCCGAGGACGACGATAATGAATGCGTTGAGTTGCATGTCCATGCCCATCGTCGGTGTCACAGAACCAAAGAACGGTCCAGCCAATGCACCGGCAAATCCAGCTAGTGCTGCACCTAGAATAAACACGAGAGTAAAGATACGACGGATGGGGATCCCGCGGGCTTCAACCAATTCAGGATTGCCGACACCCGCACGGATGATGACGCCCAGTCGACTCCGGTGCAAAGTGACTTGTAGAGCTAGATACACGAGAATCCCGACAATTATGATAAAAACATTGTAACCGACGATAACGACGTGACCCGCTATCCAGGAGTGGTTGAGGCCATGTGGCACAGTCGAACTTTGCGGGTTGCGGCCAAAAGGAACCTTGATGAGCTCCGAAAGTACGACCAAGATCCCCATCGTCATGAGCAATTGCCCATTGCCGTCCCGGTAAACAGACGCAAGTAATCCACGTTCCATGAGAAAACCAAGCAGACCACCGACGACGAATCCGCCAATGAGGGCAACGACAAAATTATGCGTACTAGTGTAGAGAAACATGGCGATGTACCCGCCCCACAAATACAAGCCACCGTGGGCGAAATTGATGACGCGCATCAATCCGAAAATCAGCGTAAGTCCGGCGGCCATGAGAAAATAGAGGGCGGCATTCGCGATGCCGTTCATCAGCAGTGTCGCAAACACGGACATCTTACCAACCTCCCTCTGCAACGTGCAATCCGAGATACCGCTGTTGTAGTTCTTCAGACTGGACGAACTCACTCATCGTCCCCCGCAGAACCGTCTGACCGTCATCAATGATAGTGAAACTATCACCTACTTGACTTGCCAGATAAAAGTTTTGCTCCACAAGTAGAACGGTTGTGCTCGTTCGCAGCATGCGGATCACCTCGACAAGCTTCTCCACCATTTTCGGTGACAGGCCTTTGCTGGGTTCATCTATGAGCATCAGGGGACTATCGGACAATAATAGGCACCCCATGCCGAGCATTTGCTTTTGTCCGCCGCTCAACGTGCCTGCATGACGACGAAGAGCATCTTTTAAATCGGGAAAAACAGTAAACACCTTTTCCAGTTTTTCTTGAACCCGTTTGTCTCTCCTCGACGTTGCCAAGAGGAGATTTTCCTCGACTGTCAAGTTTGCAAACACATGGCCTTCTTCTGGCAAATAAGACATGCCTGCTCTGACAATTTGGTGGGTCGGCAGTGAGGTGATGGATTGACCCAGAAAGCGAATGGCCCCGCTTCGAGCGTGCACGTACCCCATGATCGTGCGCAGCGTCGTCGTCTTGCCTGCTCCGTTTCTCCCCAGAATGACCGTGACACTGTTCTCCGGTACGGTCATGGACACCCCCTGCAGGATGTGGAATTGACCAATGTCCGCGTACACATTTTCCAACTCAAGCAATGCCCCCATGGTGCCCTCCTAGGTAAGCTCGTTCGACCTCTTTGTTTGCCAATACGTCTTCGATTGTTCCCTCAGCCAGAAGCTCGCCGTGATTGAGGACGGCAATACGATCAGAAAAACGCATCACAACGTCAATTTTGTGCTCGACCAGGATGATGGCGTAATCGCCGGTAACTTTCAGTTCGGCGACGAGATCGAGAATGGCCGGCACTTCTGAAACGCTCATCCCGGCGGTCGGTTCGTCAAGCAAAAGGATCTTCGGCTGAATGGCAAGGAGCATGGCGAACTCGAGCTTGCGCTTGTCACCATGGGATAACGATCGCGCCGTCTGATGCAGGGCGTCGCTCAGGTGAACCATCTCCAGGTAGTGTCGACTCGTCTGGTCAACCGTCGCTGGAATGGCTGAAAACAGCGAGCGCAAGCGAACTCGGCGATGGGCCTGCACCGCTAAAGCCACGTTCTCCAGTGCCGTTAAATTAGGAAATAGGTGTGTCGTTTGAAACGATCTCCCCAGTCCCCCCCGCGCACGCCTATCCGGACGCCAACGAGTAATATCCACCCCGCCATAGATGAGCCTGCCTTCCACTATCGGAAGTTGACCGCTGATACCGTTCAACAATGTCGTTTTACCTGCTCCGTTGGGTCCAATGAGGGAGACAAACTCGCCGTCTTGAAGCGCCAATGTGACGCCGTTGATAATCCGTGTTTTGCCATAACCGACACTGATCCGATCAAGTGTAAGCTCTGCCACGCCGTCCCCTCCATTCCATCTCATCCTTGATGCGAAATGTCCTATTTATTGAGAATGGGTGGGGTTGTTTGGTCTGCCGAAATGACGCCTTTGAGAACGGGTACAGGGTAGTTGACCCCGCTCTGTTTCTGCAACTCAACACTGTATTGATCCTGCAAGGCCTGGTGGTCCTCACTGCGGAACGTATAGGTTCCTTTTGGCCCGTCAAACGACATACCTGCCATAGCCTGTGACAGCGTGTTCCCATCAGATTTGCCACCGGTCTTTTTGAGCCCGTCAACAATGGCGATCGCGGCGGCCATGCCATCGGGATCGAACAGGTCGGGAACGGTATTGAACTTCGCTTTATCCTGCTTCACTAGGTAGTCATTGGCAGGGGTGTTTGGCAGAGTGTTATAATATGTTGTAAATCCTCGCATGCCTTCAAAACCTTGGAAAAGAGCTTGGATTGCAGCAATGTTGGGAATGCCGGTGACGATGGTGATACCCTGTTTTTGCAGTTGCATGTCTTGAATCGCCTTCCAGGGTCCTGGGGCACCAGCCCATGTCACAAACAAATATTTTGGCTTCGCCTGAAGGATTTTCTCGAGTTGCGGGGTGAAGTCTGTCGCGGCCGGATCGGCGTAAACATCCAATGTGTCCTTGAGTCGCGCCTGTGTCGCCAGTGTCTTAAACGCCTTTACGGAATCCCAGCCAAACGCATAATTCGGTGCTAGCTGGGCGACGGTTGCACCTTTTTCAGGAATCGATAGAACAGCCGCTTTCGCTTCCATGTAAGAGTTTGGTGAAACTTTGAAAACGTACTTGTTGTAGTTTTTTCCTGTAATGGTATCTGCAACAGCTGGACCGACGACAAACACGGTGTGCGCTTTTTGGGCTTGCGGCTCAACGGCAATAGCACTTGCACTGTTCGCGCATCCCGCGAGAATATCCACCTTATCATTTTGTAACAGTGCCTTGGCAGCCGTTACGGCCTGGTTAGGGTCTCCTGCGTCATCTTTCCATACCACCGAAATTTTGCGCCCATCGACTGTATCTGTTCCGTTGGTCGCGTAATCCATCCCGATTTGGAAACCTCGCTTCCACTCAGTACCGTAGTCCGCTATGGCTCCCGTCAACGATGTCACAACGCCAATCTTCAACGGTTTTGCCGACGAAGACGACGATCCCGCCGAGTTATTCGCAGCACCGCCGGAGTTACCCTGTACGCCACAACCTACCAGGCTAAGCGCAGCCACTGCCGCGGCTGCAGATTTCCACTTTGCCGAAACTAAGGATCCCACTTTGATTGCCCCCTCTGTCTTGAAAGCGTATTCATTGTTCTGCTGTGAACGTAACACATGCAAGTAACAAGGAAGTCACAAAATAGGGACAGAAAAAGGTGAAACATATTCGGCGTATGGATCGTCTATATGGATGGAAACGCACAAACCCCTTATCTCCCCGCCAGAATGATTGGCGGGGGTTTTTTTGCAACAGTCCGTCTGTGAAGTCAAAAGAAAAACCCGCCGAAGCGGGCTAAACATCATTAATGAACGACCCGGTTCCGAAGTTCCTGCAGTCGATTCCACTGCTTCTGGAGTAAATCAAGTCGTTGATCGAACGAGATGGTGTCCCAATGTTCATATAAGTGTCGGTTGGCGTTTTCAAATCGCTCAAGCGTGTTTAGAAATGCCTCTGATTGCGCGTCGCTGGTCGTTTCCTCCGAGTATGCCCGTTCTGCAATCTGTTCCAGCCTGTTTTGTTGCTTCTCGAGCACCATATCAATTTCCTCGTCGGTCAAGTTATTCCATACATCGAGAAGAGCAGCGTTTGCCAGTTCGTAATTTTGAAGCGTTTGCTCAATGACCTGCTGGTTTTGCATAAGCACCCTCCACATAGTTTATGGCACATCGGGCGTTATTTTGCTCGTCAGCAGTGTGGTTATGCACTCTCTAAATAGAGTGTGTCCGCAATGGACCGGAGATAATTTAGGTGTTTGCCCATACATAATCCACGCTTTCGATGTTTATATATATTTAGTCATTTCAATTAGGGAGCGATATCATGAAAACAAACATTGAAAACGCCCT
This is a stretch of genomic DNA from Alicyclobacillus dauci. It encodes these proteins:
- a CDS encoding BTAD domain-containing putative transcriptional regulator, which produces MDMRRKHEADAPRIRRTYVPRPRILTLMSEIIDFPATMVKAGAGYGKTVAVSSYVRQSGLSTVWFTLTEDERDATRFVSRFVHSVLPDNVSAGEIEDVVTASFHPLTWLASAEAAAELISTYTHDELIIVIDDFHIVDDDMVILSWIDRWLRHLPVNLHVVFVSRTEPMLPYLQMLRVRGDVLIIRERELAFTEDEIGFLFQHGTVDRGAEVRLDRAQITWLLERTGGMAMVLFLLLREWRGQPSFAKVKRALDSGTSLHDQIGELFLVNLPSDFQTFLRLSSVLTGLSPELCDAVLERTDSGQMLLESERKGYLLRDDSGTNYALHPLVREYLATTVSREETHQLLWRAVNWYLENGETSRAIGYLFLLHDDDVIAMEIIKYIPDYLARGQLSTVRGWLDRLAPDMVGRRPQLLYFKAEIARLTSDFAESLATYDKVLKCAKQLDDRQMCAYAEYGKARLYLDTIQPALAAEHIRRSRWFAPRQDRLLRAAIIQLAFENAINLGRMATARRLQTVLANLEGAELADDNTDVRFLLRTGQVKQAILALRPRVNGDKVDGRTALAHREATLLLSLMYSFSGEADKAKEQALKGHSVGAFLHNPFVRAVGYIRLGHAEHLQNPLEDNALQSYQRAIELMDEMNIPRGKSEALLGMCVAHGYRGEMGLAKFYAEQGMAVAGIAGDIWMANLVRLGYGEVCVVNHSAREAVPVLQRAKSDFKRSEDKFLETAATIWLAVALYQLDLPEFQETLAEALQMAQAGDFSMLFLNPSLCGVKDVQMLVPLLQAHVSRGRDGALDAERFLRQLGMRDIQHAPGFTLRVQTLGAFRVWRGYTEITRREWQREKARQLFQFLVTYRGQMFHRDEICERLWSDVDTDVSSRDFKVALNVLSAALEPNKTSRGTTIFIAREGSFYGLTTSDMVSVDRDLFIQAVHDSKGDHSPEQRQAKLKAAMELYRGDYLPEAQYEPWCEGEREKLRGLYLQTATEYAEGALAEQDYEEVISVCDRMLRMEPTWETAYVYQMTAYGALQNRAMVIQVYRTCERVLQQELGVGPLRSTQNLYDSLIEGTRISG
- a CDS encoding 3-hydroxybutyrate dehydrogenase, translated to MELSLRDRTAIITGAASGIGFAIAERFALAGANVVLSDIREDAAAEAAERLAAQGLQSSSFAANASDESNVRDLVQFAHQTYNSVDIVVNNAGMQYVSAIEDFPVDKFNQLIQLMLVGPFISIKYAFPYMKAQKYGRIINTASINGLIGFAGKAAYNSAKHGVIGLTKVAALEGAEHGITVNALCPGYVDTPLVRNQLKDLADNRGVAMERVLDDVIYSLVPQKRLLGVDEIADYALFLAADTGRGVTGQAVVIDGGYVAQ
- a CDS encoding alpha/beta hydrolase family protein; protein product: MGEPTNIEELKDLTTNGIGKDPDAEPLVYDNPKITKAVPGWQWRGMIEKANAVIRLPHRDVWNGKLLIGATPAVRNEFSLDLLLSDIAIQHGYAYAASDKATPMLILRDPARSMAEWPQVYVKLTEFAADLVTETCGERPNKTYISGVSNGGYLTRIMLERYPLLYDGGVEWEGVFWDPESRHLMTTLPVWVKAYPVYCNWRGDRTEKERSQAYEKLVDAGLNPGSASVWDQYFMLYWLVSLWLYGRNLDPTWAPFQAEWSNDWLTDPDPIANYPWSERRDIVGERIQPIANTGQLTKPLLSVAGNYDCLTPYRYHADAYAKLVNATGSGQHHRMYEINRGNHVDGLLRSKLAGQQPVQPFYEAALYALEDWVERGILPPKSGLYDDINEFTKRRDLLSRTISGAKMDL
- a CDS encoding branched-chain amino acid ABC transporter permease; translation: MKSLTRYVAVAILFVLLMLVPMAAGGGGTTAILEQIFCFGLFAMSYDLLIGYTGIVSFGHAIFFGTGAYAVAIILGKTGGTTEGLVIGFLCAIVLSIVLSLIIAFLSLRVKSAYFAMITLAVGQMFFVLAGSQGLRGLTNANDGISVTLPDWLNNDFSAYYFCFVLLVVLGVCLLRFVRSPVGRVLQGIRENERRTLELGHPVFRYKVIVCVLSGVAAAIAGGAYAVAQSFVSTGVYDVSTVSLNVLLMTIIGGTGTLFGGLIGAAIILFAQTEFSNLAAAYPIFNEYMIVFGILYIVIVRFVPRGILGTFIQWRGRVRWASQPTSKSSKI
- a CDS encoding branched-chain amino acid ABC transporter permease, producing MSSSSLKNYNSGISDCTLQREVGKMSVFATLLMNGIANAALYFLMAAGLTLIFGLMRVINFAHGGLYLWGGYIAMFLYTSTHNFVVALIGGFVVGGLLGFLMERGLLASVYRDGNGQLLMTMGILVVLSELIKVPFGRNPQSSTVPHGLNHSWIAGHVVIVGYNVFIIIVGILVYLALQVTLHRSRLGVIIRAGVGNPELVEARGIPIRRIFTLVFILGAALAGFAGALAGPFFGSVTPTMGMDMQLNAFIIVVLGGLGSLNGSLIGSLMIGIATAVVSYFLPTAAILVNVLLMAVVLVIRPEGLFGEKEGAM
- a CDS encoding ABC transporter ATP-binding protein, which translates into the protein MGALLELENVYADIGQFHILQGVSMTVPENSVTVILGRNGAGKTTTLRTIMGYVHARSGAIRFLGQSITSLPTHQIVRAGMSYLPEEGHVFANLTVEENLLLATSRRDKRVQEKLEKVFTVFPDLKDALRRHAGTLSGGQKQMLGMGCLLLSDSPLMLIDEPSKGLSPKMVEKLVEVIRMLRTSTTVLLVEQNFYLASQVGDSFTIIDDGQTVLRGTMSEFVQSEELQQRYLGLHVAEGGW
- a CDS encoding ABC transporter ATP-binding protein is translated as MAELTLDRISVGYGKTRIINGVTLALQDGEFVSLIGPNGAGKTTLLNGISGQLPIVEGRLIYGGVDITRWRPDRRARGGLGRSFQTTHLFPNLTALENVALAVQAHRRVRLRSLFSAIPATVDQTSRHYLEMVHLSDALHQTARSLSHGDKRKLEFAMLLAIQPKILLLDEPTAGMSVSEVPAILDLVAELKVTGDYAIILVEHKIDVVMRFSDRIAVLNHGELLAEGTIEDVLANKEVERAYLGGHHGGIA
- a CDS encoding substrate-binding domain-containing protein, with protein sequence MGSLVSAKWKSAAAAVAALSLVGCGVQGNSGGAANNSAGSSSSSAKPLKIGVVTSLTGAIADYGTEWKRGFQIGMDYATNGTDTVDGRKISVVWKDDAGDPNQAVTAAKALLQNDKVDILAGCANSASAIAVEPQAQKAHTVFVVGPAVADTITGKNYNKYVFKVSPNSYMEAKAAVLSIPEKGATVAQLAPNYAFGWDSVKAFKTLATQARLKDTLDVYADPAATDFTPQLEKILQAKPKYLFVTWAGAPGPWKAIQDMQLQKQGITIVTGIPNIAAIQALFQGFEGMRGFTTYYNTLPNTPANDYLVKQDKAKFNTVPDLFDPDGMAAAIAIVDGLKKTGGKSDGNTLSQAMAGMSFDGPKGTYTFRSEDHQALQDQYSVELQKQSGVNYPVPVLKGVISADQTTPPILNK